A genomic stretch from Gammaproteobacteria bacterium includes:
- a CDS encoding serine/threonine protein kinase — translation MSEVCESLINDYIAGTLDMKDLEQGLASIFDAVPHGHTEAQSYLQSLYTSDKIDSNGFTQISHIISKININSTLKNSQETDISYFAEDKTMHLTDISELSAGGDDGEAGDKTVIVRVSAGGNSKEIEISEPSISMGEDESPMSPKIVENPAKTAQYENLGPGVTLKDRFVLLEKLGQGGMGVVFKAKDLLKVEAQDKDPYVAIKVLTDAFKKYSGSFIALQREASKAQRLAHPNIATVYDFDRDGNTVFMTMEYLQGKPLNQLIKEINKKPLKLDHALHIIEELCSGLAYAHEKKLIHSDFKPGNCFLLSDGHVKLLDFGIARASTQTDEERENTMFDPAKLSAVTPAYATPEMFAGMNPDPRDDIYGLACVAYQLLAGGKHPYNKVASPKIKELGIKPKPIKGLNRRQQKTLMKALTTAREDRISNVEKFAEGMRLRKSHSKTILLVALFVGVIGAGIGYKPFLEFQAEQQLYDKIKLIKDGDKALMIETIWSLDQLNPEQQKIISVGLRREIITFYRDRIRSVFRPNEGLYDYPQAQNLLAQAKQHYPDSVALSTIEDQVKEQRDRLMNSLISLYKRYFNAKKLVKTPNGEDLTTVIPLIKRVDPKHYLLKDKALSDLYLSESEKLIAKRKYNEASNYIITGLKLFPEDTRLQSLNKQINAQFQN, via the coding sequence ATGTCTGAAGTCTGCGAATCGCTGATAAATGACTACATTGCAGGTACTTTGGATATGAAAGACCTGGAACAGGGTCTGGCGAGCATATTCGACGCCGTGCCACACGGCCATACAGAAGCCCAGAGCTATCTGCAGTCCCTTTATACCAGTGATAAAATCGATTCCAACGGATTCACCCAGATCTCCCACATAATCTCCAAGATAAATATCAATTCGACGCTGAAAAACAGCCAGGAAACCGATATTTCCTACTTTGCGGAAGACAAAACGATGCATCTGACCGATATTTCGGAATTGTCCGCCGGGGGCGATGATGGAGAAGCTGGCGACAAGACCGTTATCGTCAGGGTTAGCGCCGGTGGTAATAGCAAGGAAATCGAAATTTCGGAACCTTCGATCAGCATGGGCGAAGATGAATCTCCGATGAGTCCAAAGATCGTTGAGAACCCAGCAAAAACGGCACAGTACGAAAATCTCGGGCCGGGCGTAACCCTGAAAGACCGGTTTGTGCTGCTGGAAAAGCTTGGCCAGGGCGGTATGGGCGTGGTTTTCAAGGCCAAGGATTTACTCAAAGTCGAGGCCCAGGATAAAGACCCTTACGTCGCGATCAAGGTACTGACCGATGCGTTCAAAAAATATTCCGGATCGTTCATTGCATTGCAGCGCGAGGCCAGTAAAGCGCAACGCCTGGCACACCCGAATATCGCAACGGTCTATGATTTTGACCGCGACGGCAATACCGTTTTCATGACCATGGAATACCTGCAGGGAAAACCCCTGAACCAGCTGATCAAGGAAATAAATAAAAAACCGCTCAAACTTGACCATGCGCTGCACATTATCGAAGAGCTTTGCAGCGGCCTGGCCTATGCGCATGAGAAAAAGCTGATTCACTCTGATTTCAAGCCGGGTAATTGCTTCCTGTTAAGTGACGGCCACGTCAAACTCCTCGATTTCGGCATCGCCCGGGCAAGCACGCAAACGGACGAGGAACGAGAAAATACGATGTTTGATCCGGCCAAGCTCAGCGCAGTCACGCCAGCCTATGCAACCCCGGAAATGTTTGCCGGTATGAATCCCGATCCGAGAGACGATATTTACGGTCTTGCCTGTGTCGCCTACCAGCTGCTCGCTGGGGGCAAGCATCCCTATAACAAGGTCGCGTCGCCCAAAATTAAAGAGCTGGGAATAAAACCCAAGCCAATCAAGGGATTAAACCGTCGTCAGCAAAAAACGTTGATGAAAGCATTAACGACGGCTCGTGAAGATAGAATCAGTAATGTAGAGAAATTCGCCGAGGGCATGCGCCTGCGGAAATCGCATAGCAAGACTATTTTATTGGTAGCCCTGTTTGTGGGAGTTATCGGGGCCGGAATAGGTTACAAGCCCTTTCTCGAGTTCCAGGCCGAGCAGCAGCTATACGACAAGATCAAGTTAATCAAGGATGGTGACAAGGCACTGATGATCGAGACGATCTGGTCGCTGGATCAACTTAACCCGGAACAGCAGAAGATCATCTCGGTTGGACTGCGACGGGAAATAATCACATTTTACCGGGATCGCATCCGCTCGGTGTTTCGACCCAATGAAGGTCTATACGATTACCCGCAAGCTCAAAATCTGCTGGCGCAGGCGAAGCAGCACTATCCCGATTCTGTTGCCCTGTCTACGATCGAAGACCAGGTCAAGGAACAGCGTGATCGCCTGATGAACAGCCTGATCTCACTGTACAAACGCTATTTCAATGCCAAAAAGCTGGTTAAAACGCCTAACGGAGAGGATTTAACCACCGTTATTCCACTTATTAAACGCGTTGATCCAAAACACTATCTGCTCAAGGACAAGGCGCTATCCGATCTTTATCTTTCCGAATCTGAAAAACTGATTGCAAAGCGCAAGTACAATGAAGCGTCAAACTACATTATCACCGGTCTGAAACTATTCCCGGAAGATACTCGTTTGCAGAGCCTGAACAAGCAAATAAACGCACAGTTTCAAAATTGA
- a CDS encoding protein phosphatase 2C domain-containing protein, producing the protein MSRYIAHNDQLSPISFQISSNGVTDTGHVRDKNEDSILVHADENVWIVADGMGGHHAGDFASQTITNNLSLFKQHASLDDSILLLEENILNSNSIIRKKSFKLGRSATIGSTIICVYIWHNLLFTFWAGDSRLYRYRDGKLERLTEDHSYVEELVRMGKIEAREAEEHPAANVVLKAVGIDDNLCLDFEYFEVEQDDIYIICSDGLYKDLEETKITPIIESNPENMTELSQSLLAASLDAGGTDNTSIITLKTQQKVN; encoded by the coding sequence TTGTCACGCTACATAGCACATAACGATCAGCTATCCCCAATCAGTTTCCAAATTTCTAGCAACGGCGTAACCGATACCGGGCACGTCCGAGACAAAAATGAAGACTCGATACTGGTACATGCAGACGAAAACGTCTGGATCGTTGCCGACGGTATGGGGGGCCATCATGCAGGTGATTTCGCAAGCCAGACGATTACCAACAATCTGAGCTTGTTCAAACAGCATGCTTCACTGGATGACAGTATTTTATTGCTCGAGGAAAATATACTAAACTCCAATTCAATTATCAGGAAAAAGTCCTTTAAACTTGGGCGTAGCGCAACGATCGGCAGTACCATCATATGCGTCTATATCTGGCATAACCTTTTGTTCACCTTCTGGGCAGGGGACAGTCGCCTTTATCGCTACAGGGACGGGAAGCTGGAACGCTTGACTGAAGACCACAGTTATGTCGAGGAACTGGTCAGAATGGGAAAAATCGAGGCGCGAGAAGCCGAGGAGCACCCGGCAGCGAACGTCGTGCTGAAAGCAGTGGGAATCGACGATAATCTATGCCTGGATTTCGAGTACTTCGAAGTCGAGCAGGACGATATTTACATCATTTGTTCCGACGGGCTCTATAAAGATCTGGAAGAAACCAAAATAACACCCATAATCGAGTCTAATCCGGAGAATATGACCGAACTCTCGCAGTCATTACTGGCCGCCTCGCTGGATGCCGGTGGGACCGATAATACCTCGATTATTACTTTGAAAACGCAACAAAAGGTTAACTGA
- a CDS encoding oxidative damage protection protein: MARLVNCVVLGEEAPGLERVPYPGELGQRIYDNVSAEGWNKWIERQTMIINENGLSTIDPASLAILEQHMLGFIFKEGDLGQQPEGFRAPGAKK, from the coding sequence TTGGCAAGACTAGTAAATTGCGTAGTACTCGGTGAGGAAGCGCCCGGGCTCGAAAGGGTGCCGTATCCAGGTGAACTCGGGCAGCGTATCTATGATAACGTTTCCGCCGAGGGCTGGAATAAATGGATCGAACGCCAAACCATGATCATTAACGAGAATGGACTTTCGACGATCGACCCGGCAAGCCTGGCGATTCTCGAACAGCACATGCTGGGATTTATTTTCAAGGAAGGTGACCTCGGGCAACAGCCAGAGGGTTTTCGCGCACCTGGTGCGAAGAAGTAA
- a CDS encoding ATP-grasp domain-containing protein, which yields MKQIHSKPGPEPGFVLLVAPAASYRVAAYTRAAQNLGMPIMVVSNSEHSLVPEIARGITVDFDDPKQASKDIMAALKTIDVACVLATDDSCVEICSNVAEYLDLPQNSARAALLTKRKDLAREALSGAGCNTPEYQVVNIVEIDRVSLSVEYPVVIKPLALAASRGVIRANDDSEFRVAVRRIDAILEAAGQQGFARENLLVESYINGPEYAVEGFVIDGKFKLLAIFDKPEPLIGPYFEETYYVTPSRLDDQQETVLIDEVTRCCAAYGLSHGPVHAEARLSGAGAVLLELAARTIGGQCGQLVEFSLQQKLEELIIMGMCGIAPRANKAVESAGVLMIPINDSGILKRVEGLTQAQQIDYIRDIEIHINPGYELIPLPEGSSYLGFIFAQAPDFEQTYTALKNAHAELRFVTQPMWELENLAV from the coding sequence ATGAAACAAATCCATTCAAAGCCTGGCCCCGAACCAGGCTTTGTTCTTTTAGTCGCGCCTGCGGCCAGTTATCGAGTCGCTGCTTATACCCGGGCCGCGCAAAATCTTGGCATGCCCATCATGGTGGTATCCAACAGTGAACATTCGCTGGTGCCCGAGATCGCGCGGGGAATTACGGTCGATTTTGATGACCCCAAGCAGGCATCTAAGGATATTATGGCGGCATTGAAAACAATTGACGTCGCCTGCGTACTGGCCACCGATGATAGCTGTGTCGAGATCTGCAGCAATGTCGCCGAATATCTCGACCTGCCGCAGAACAGCGCTCGTGCGGCACTGCTAACCAAACGAAAAGACCTGGCGCGTGAAGCCTTATCAGGAGCCGGATGTAACACCCCCGAGTACCAGGTGGTAAACATCGTCGAAATTGACCGCGTCTCCCTGTCAGTCGAATATCCCGTCGTCATCAAGCCACTGGCACTCGCTGCGAGTCGTGGTGTCATACGCGCCAACGATGATTCAGAATTCCGGGTTGCAGTGCGACGTATCGATGCCATACTGGAAGCTGCGGGTCAGCAGGGATTCGCGCGTGAAAACTTACTGGTTGAATCCTATATAAACGGCCCCGAGTACGCCGTCGAAGGTTTCGTGATTGATGGCAAATTCAAATTGCTTGCCATCTTTGATAAACCCGAGCCTCTCATTGGCCCTTATTTTGAAGAGACTTATTACGTAACGCCAAGTCGACTCGACGATCAGCAGGAAACGGTCTTAATCGACGAGGTTACGCGCTGTTGTGCCGCCTACGGGCTTTCGCATGGGCCGGTGCATGCCGAGGCACGCCTGTCGGGCGCCGGCGCCGTCCTGCTGGAACTGGCTGCGCGTACCATCGGCGGCCAATGCGGTCAACTGGTTGAGTTCTCATTGCAACAAAAACTCGAGGAACTGATCATCATGGGCATGTGCGGTATTGCACCGCGAGCCAATAAGGCGGTTGAATCCGCCGGGGTGTTAATGATCCCGATAAACGACTCGGGAATTCTGAAACGCGTGGAAGGATTAACGCAAGCCCAGCAGATCGACTATATCCGGGATATCGAAATCCATATTAATCCGGGTTATGAACTGATCCCCTTGCCCGAGGGTTCAAGCTACCTGGGTTTTATCTTTGCGCAGGCACCTGACTTCGAACAGACTTACACCGCGTTGAAAAATGCTCACGCCGAGTTGCGCTTCGTTACTCAACCCATGTGGGAGCTGGAAAACCTGGCGGTCTGA
- a CDS encoding iron-sulfur cluster assembly accessory protein, whose product MENVGIYRPPQKAKPAASGGSGVFQPSLTVSDLEVTQAAQDKLHEIISQTDEDVSAIRIYISGGGCGGMSYGMTFTDEQSDFDTTLQFDGFKVLVDVVALNYLKGAQIDYVQEVGRERFVFNNVFAETGGSGVCGGCGAAGGGGYG is encoded by the coding sequence ATGGAAAATGTAGGGATCTATAGGCCACCGCAGAAAGCCAAGCCGGCTGCTAGTGGTGGCTCTGGTGTTTTTCAGCCCAGCCTGACGGTCAGTGACCTCGAGGTCACCCAGGCCGCACAGGATAAGTTGCACGAAATCATCTCCCAGACCGACGAGGACGTCTCGGCGATTCGAATTTATATCAGCGGTGGTGGCTGTGGTGGCATGTCATACGGCATGACCTTTACCGACGAGCAAAGTGATTTTGATACCACCTTGCAGTTCGACGGATTCAAGGTACTCGTAGACGTCGTCGCGCTGAATTATCTCAAGGGCGCCCAGATTGATTACGTCCAGGAAGTTGGCCGCGAGCGATTCGTTTTCAACAACGTATTTGCGGAAACCGGCGGTTCCGGAGTTTGCGGTGGTTGTGGCGCGGCTGGCGGTGGCGGCTACGGCTAA
- a CDS encoding serine hydroxymethyltransferase, which produces MFSKSMNIADFDPDLWASMQAEEKRQEDHIELIASENYTSPRVMQAQGSVLTNKYAEGYPSKRYYGGCEFVDVAEALALERVKKLFDADYANVQPHSGSQANAAVYFALLNAGDTILGMSLSDGGHLTHGAKVNFSGKLFNAVQYGLNNATGEIDYDQVEALAQEHKPKMIIAGFSAYSRVVDWQRFRDIADSVGAYLFVDMAHVAGLVAAGVYPSPVQIADVCTSTTHKTLRGPRGGIILARANEEIEKKLNSMVFPGTQGGPLMHVIAAKAVAFKEAMSDDFVEYQKQVVVNANAMAEEFVKRGFDVVSGGTDNHLFLLSLINKGLTGKDADAALSKAHITVNKNSVPNDPQSPFVTSGLRIGSPAITTRGFNEQDSRDLANWISDVLEDMDNEDLIATVRTKVTEICARLPVYRN; this is translated from the coding sequence ATGTTCTCAAAATCCATGAATATTGCCGATTTCGATCCGGATCTATGGGCGTCAATGCAGGCCGAAGAAAAGCGCCAGGAAGATCATATCGAATTGATCGCGTCGGAAAACTATACCAGTCCGCGGGTCATGCAGGCCCAGGGGTCGGTATTGACCAATAAGTATGCCGAGGGCTATCCGTCCAAGCGCTACTACGGTGGCTGCGAGTTCGTTGACGTGGCTGAAGCGCTGGCCCTCGAAAGAGTCAAGAAACTTTTTGATGCCGACTATGCCAATGTTCAGCCGCACTCAGGATCGCAGGCCAATGCGGCCGTGTATTTTGCGTTGCTGAATGCCGGTGACACGATACTGGGAATGAGTCTGTCTGATGGTGGGCACCTGACCCATGGCGCCAAGGTTAACTTCTCCGGCAAATTGTTCAACGCCGTTCAGTACGGTCTGAACAACGCAACGGGTGAAATTGATTATGACCAGGTCGAAGCTTTGGCGCAGGAACACAAGCCGAAGATGATTATCGCGGGTTTTTCGGCTTACTCCCGGGTTGTGGACTGGCAGCGTTTTCGGGATATTGCGGATTCGGTTGGCGCATACCTGTTCGTCGACATGGCACATGTTGCCGGCCTGGTCGCGGCCGGAGTTTACCCGAGTCCGGTTCAAATTGCCGACGTCTGTACCAGCACCACGCATAAAACACTGCGTGGGCCGCGCGGTGGAATCATTCTCGCCAGGGCCAACGAGGAAATCGAAAAGAAATTGAATTCAATGGTTTTCCCGGGCACCCAGGGCGGTCCGCTGATGCATGTCATCGCGGCCAAGGCGGTCGCTTTCAAGGAAGCCATGAGCGATGATTTCGTCGAATATCAAAAGCAGGTCGTGGTGAATGCCAACGCGATGGCCGAGGAGTTTGTCAAGCGCGGCTTCGACGTGGTTTCAGGGGGTACTGACAATCACCTGTTCCTGCTGTCGTTGATCAACAAGGGCTTGACCGGCAAAGATGCTGACGCGGCATTGAGCAAGGCGCACATCACCGTTAACAAAAACTCGGTGCCCAACGATCCGCAATCGCCGTTTGTTACCTCGGGTCTGCGTATCGGTTCGCCGGCGATTACCACGCGTGGCTTCAACGAGCAGGATTCCCGGGACCTGGCGAATTGGATCAGCGACGTGCTCGAAGATATGGATAACGAAGACCTGATAGCGACAGTTCGCACCAAGGTCACCGAAATCTGTGCGCGCCTGCCGGTTTACAGGAATTGA
- the nrdR gene encoding transcriptional regulator NrdR, which produces MKCPFCGTPDTRVVDSRLASESTQVRRRRECVSCETRFTTYESPLLNMPMVIKNDGSRDTFDEVRLRSGMLRALEKRPVSAEQIEDAINHIKRQLVGLEAREISSREIGEMVMRELQRLDQVAYIRFASVYLSFEDIQAFEEAIEALAAEPTPEMHRRQVPLIDEDD; this is translated from the coding sequence ATGAAATGTCCTTTCTGCGGCACGCCTGACACCCGCGTGGTCGATTCCCGCCTGGCGTCGGAATCTACCCAGGTGCGCCGCAGGCGGGAGTGCGTTTCCTGCGAAACCCGATTCACGACCTATGAATCACCCTTGCTGAACATGCCGATGGTGATTAAAAACGATGGCAGTCGTGACACCTTTGACGAAGTCAGGTTGCGCAGTGGCATGTTGCGCGCACTCGAAAAACGCCCCGTTTCAGCAGAACAGATCGAGGATGCGATAAACCATATCAAGCGCCAGCTGGTGGGTCTCGAGGCACGCGAGATCTCGTCGCGGGAGATCGGCGAGATGGTGATGCGCGAATTGCAGCGGCTAGACCAGGTCGCTTATATCCGGTTCGCATCGGTCTACCTGAGTTTCGAAGACATACAGGCATTCGAAGAAGCCATCGAGGCGCTTGCGGCCGAGCCTACCCCGGAAATGCACCGCAGACAGGTTCCACTCATTGATGAGGATGACTGA